One genomic region from Thermoleptolyngbya sichuanensis A183 encodes:
- the psbA gene encoding photosystem II q(b) protein, whose protein sequence is MTTTIQRRDSASAWERFCAWVTSTNNRLYVGWFGVLMIPTLLTATTCFIIAFIAAPPVDIDGIREPVAGSLLYGNNIITGAVVPSSNAIGLHLYPIWEAASLDEWLYNGGPYQLVCFHFLIGIFAYMGRQWELSYRLGMRPWICVAYSAPLAAATSVFLIYPIGQGSFSDGMPLGISGTFNFMFVFQAEHNILMHPFHMLGVAGVFGGSLFSAMHGSLVTSSLVRETTEVESQNYGYKFGQEEETYNIVAAHGYFGRLIFQYASFNNSRSLHFFLGAWPVVCIWFTALGISTMAFNLNGFNFNQSVLDSQGRVINTWADILNRANLGMEVMHERNAHNFPLDLASGEAIPVALTAPAINS, encoded by the coding sequence GCGATAGCGCCTCGGCTTGGGAGCGGTTTTGCGCTTGGGTCACCAGCACCAACAACCGCCTGTACGTGGGCTGGTTCGGCGTGTTGATGATCCCCACCCTGCTCACCGCAACCACCTGCTTCATTATCGCCTTCATCGCTGCTCCCCCCGTGGACATCGACGGCATCCGTGAACCCGTCGCAGGCTCCCTGCTGTACGGCAACAACATCATCACCGGCGCAGTGGTTCCCTCCAGCAACGCCATCGGTCTGCACCTGTATCCCATCTGGGAAGCCGCCTCTCTGGACGAGTGGCTGTACAACGGCGGTCCGTACCAACTGGTGTGCTTCCACTTCCTGATTGGCATCTTTGCCTATATGGGTCGTCAGTGGGAACTGAGCTACCGCCTGGGTATGCGTCCCTGGATCTGCGTTGCCTATAGCGCACCTCTGGCCGCCGCCACCTCGGTGTTCCTGATCTACCCCATCGGACAAGGCTCCTTCTCCGACGGTATGCCCCTGGGCATCTCCGGCACCTTCAACTTCATGTTCGTGTTCCAAGCAGAGCACAACATCCTGATGCACCCCTTCCACATGCTGGGCGTAGCAGGCGTGTTCGGCGGCTCCCTGTTCTCCGCCATGCACGGTTCGTTGGTGACCTCCTCCCTAGTGCGCGAGACCACCGAAGTTGAATCGCAGAACTACGGCTACAAGTTCGGACAAGAAGAAGAAACCTACAACATCGTTGCCGCCCACGGCTACTTTGGTCGGTTGATCTTCCAATACGCCAGCTTCAACAACAGCCGCTCGCTGCACTTCTTCCTGGGTGCATGGCCGGTGGTTTGCATCTGGTTCACGGCGCTGGGCATCAGCACGATGGCATTCAACCTGAACGGGTTCAACTTCAACCAGTCGGTGTTGGATAGCCAAGGTCGCGTGATCAACACCTGGGCAGACATCCTGAACCGCGCCAACCTGGGTATGGAAGTGATGCACGAGCGCAACGCTCACAACTTCCCGCTTGACCTGGCTTCGGGTGAGGCGATTCCTGTGGCGCTGACGGCTCCGGCAATCAACAGCTAG
- a CDS encoding peptidoglycan DD-metalloendopeptidase family protein has protein sequence MNPRIPKRYTLMIACTGRSPLTITFRPAVVLTTLAVVAAIPIVGVGKVFYNYTQRNHSLTEENSALAEQAKEILEQVEVLEAQIGDLQQRAGMEDDSGTAEAESAGDRPLRPPVRQSESSNFQGGLSQAVPPELMLQAAQAQIPGLLQKLQQRVQPALEKTLIREDARPKGVPLKGRGVEISSEFGLRRNPFGSGYELHQGMDFTAAYGTPIHATAPGRVVTAGWSQGGYGYHVIVDHGYGYRTLYAHMTKVEVEAGAKIERDRLVGYLGSTGRSSGPHLHYGVYYNDQPIDPKDYLE, from the coding sequence ATGAACCCACGTATCCCCAAACGCTACACGCTGATGATCGCCTGCACTGGGCGATCGCCCCTCACAATCACCTTTCGGCCTGCCGTTGTGCTGACAACTCTGGCCGTGGTTGCAGCGATCCCCATCGTCGGAGTTGGCAAAGTTTTTTACAACTACACCCAGCGAAATCACTCTCTTACGGAGGAAAACTCGGCCCTGGCAGAGCAGGCAAAGGAAATCCTAGAGCAAGTTGAGGTGCTGGAGGCGCAGATTGGTGACTTGCAGCAGCGGGCCGGCATGGAAGACGATTCTGGGACTGCTGAGGCTGAGTCGGCGGGCGATCGCCCCCTGCGTCCTCCCGTTCGACAGTCTGAAAGCAGCAACTTCCAGGGTGGACTCTCGCAGGCAGTGCCGCCGGAACTAATGCTGCAAGCGGCCCAGGCGCAAATTCCCGGATTGCTCCAAAAGTTGCAGCAGCGGGTGCAGCCTGCATTGGAAAAGACGCTGATCCGCGAAGACGCACGCCCCAAGGGAGTTCCGCTAAAAGGGCGAGGCGTGGAGATTTCTTCTGAGTTTGGGCTACGACGCAACCCCTTTGGCAGCGGCTACGAGCTACACCAGGGGATGGACTTTACCGCAGCCTACGGCACGCCGATTCATGCAACGGCTCCGGGGCGGGTTGTGACGGCGGGTTGGTCGCAGGGCGGCTATGGCTATCACGTCATTGTGGATCATGGCTATGGCTATCGCACGCTCTATGCCCACATGACCAAGGTTGAGGTCGAGGCGGGGGCGAAAATCGAGCGCGATCGCCTTGTGGGTTATCTAGGCAGCACCGGACGCTCCAGCGGCCCCCACCTGCATTACGGGGTGTATTACAACGATCAGCCCATCGACCCCAAAGACTATCTGGAGTAG
- a CDS encoding bactofilin family protein produces the protein MFFARKPAVSSGSLTYLGEKCEINGDIHLEGNLRVDGIVHGNVEVLGDMEVSHTGLVEGLEIRARNLIIHGVVKARLMVDGKLSVSKTARLEGDVTAGAIDIEGGAFYTGHMATTDAKSLPGTGRLPELIGREQTGGLGG, from the coding sequence ATGTTTTTTGCACGCAAGCCAGCGGTTTCATCGGGTTCGTTGACCTATCTGGGTGAAAAGTGCGAGATCAATGGCGATATCCACCTGGAAGGCAACCTGCGGGTTGATGGCATTGTCCACGGCAATGTGGAAGTTCTGGGCGATATGGAAGTGTCGCACACCGGGTTGGTTGAAGGGCTGGAAATTCGCGCCCGCAACCTGATTATTCACGGTGTGGTCAAGGCGCGTCTCATGGTAGATGGCAAGCTGTCAGTCAGCAAAACCGCCCGTCTGGAAGGCGACGTGACGGCTGGCGCGATTGACATCGAAGGTGGCGCATTCTACACCGGGCACATGGCCACGACGGATGCCAAGTCGCTTCCTGGAACCGGCCGCTTGCCAGAGCTAATTGGACGAGAGCAGACTGGCGGGCTTGGGGGCTAG